Proteins from a genomic interval of Micromonospora sp. NBC_00389:
- the sigJ gene encoding RNA polymerase sigma factor SigJ has translation MATRSEPGHARPDPGLSAIMSERRQLINLAYRLLGSLADAEDVVQETYARWYAMPQQQQEAVETPGAWLTTVASRICLNLLGSARARRETYVGEWIPEPLPERTEWNSGRSDGSAVDPADRVTLDESVNMAFLVVLESMTPAERVAFILHDVFRYSFAEVGEIVGRTPAACRQLASSARHRVRATQAPATPTAHQTGIVRDFKRAWEAKDIHALIGLLDPHATATGDGGGLASAAPCPIEGGEQIARYLVGLAGRATNVTILERTVNGQPGLVALQDGITVAVYAFDFVGDRITRLWAVLNPEKLRPWHDGSHPGHDHVGGPTKIS, from the coding sequence ATGGCCACCCGATCCGAACCAGGGCACGCCCGACCCGATCCGGGCCTGAGCGCGATCATGAGCGAGCGGCGCCAACTGATCAACCTCGCGTACCGGCTCCTCGGCTCCCTGGCCGACGCCGAGGATGTCGTCCAGGAAACCTACGCGCGCTGGTATGCCATGCCGCAACAGCAGCAGGAAGCCGTCGAAACCCCCGGCGCCTGGCTGACGACGGTCGCCAGTCGCATCTGCCTCAACCTGTTGGGTTCGGCACGGGCCCGGCGAGAGACCTACGTGGGCGAATGGATCCCGGAGCCGCTGCCCGAACGTACGGAGTGGAACAGCGGGCGGTCGGACGGCAGCGCCGTCGACCCGGCCGACCGGGTCACCCTCGACGAGTCGGTCAACATGGCCTTCCTCGTCGTGCTCGAATCGATGACCCCGGCCGAGCGCGTCGCGTTCATCCTGCACGATGTCTTCCGCTACTCCTTCGCCGAGGTGGGCGAGATCGTCGGCCGTACCCCGGCGGCATGCCGGCAGTTGGCTTCCTCAGCCCGCCATCGTGTTCGCGCGACGCAGGCTCCCGCAACCCCGACAGCCCACCAGACCGGCATCGTCAGGGATTTCAAGCGGGCATGGGAGGCCAAGGACATCCATGCCCTCATCGGCCTCCTCGACCCCCACGCCACGGCGACTGGCGACGGTGGCGGCCTCGCCAGCGCCGCGCCCTGCCCGATCGAAGGTGGCGAGCAGATCGCGCGCTACCTCGTGGGCCTCGCCGGCAGGGCAACCAACGTGACGATCCTGGAGCGTACGGTCAACGGCCAGCCCGGTCTGGTGGCCCTGCAGGACGGCATCACCGTGGCGGTGTACGCGTTCGACTTCGTCGGTGACCGGATCACGCGCCTCTGGGCCGTACTGAACCCCGAGAAGCTCCGGCCCTGGCACGACGGTTCCCACCCTGGCCATGATCACGTTGGTGGTCCCACAAAGATCAGTTAG
- a CDS encoding lytic polysaccharide monooxygenase auxiliary activity family 9 protein — protein sequence MTVRRVLAAVLVAAATVPVSAAPAGAHGAPTDPISRAAACGPEGRYAATSACRAAVEAGAAVREWDNVRVAAINGRDRERIPDGELCSGGLSAYRGLDLPRTDWPATELAAGARFTFRYRTTIEHRGTFRLYVTRPDYDPRASLTWADLEARPFLTLTDPPVRGGAYQLPGRLPAGRDGRHLIYTIWQNSNTPDTYYSCSDVVFRSARAGTATGTPKPAAATKSAPRTAASRPAATDPAVVAAADPGVPVAAVTDLGDRWPVLAGAAIVLVLALLIGASRRRRSGGPPVGRQCEVRNHRAGRRRIW from the coding sequence ATGACCGTGCGTCGAGTGCTCGCCGCCGTGCTGGTCGCCGCGGCGACCGTGCCGGTCAGCGCCGCGCCGGCCGGGGCGCACGGCGCGCCGACCGACCCGATCAGCCGCGCGGCGGCCTGCGGACCCGAGGGCCGGTACGCGGCCACCAGCGCCTGCCGAGCCGCCGTCGAGGCGGGTGCGGCGGTCCGTGAGTGGGACAACGTCCGGGTCGCCGCGATCAACGGCCGGGACCGGGAGCGGATCCCGGACGGGGAGCTGTGCAGCGGCGGGCTCTCCGCGTACCGGGGGCTGGACCTGCCCCGGACCGACTGGCCGGCCACCGAGCTGGCCGCCGGTGCCCGGTTCACGTTCCGGTACCGGACCACCATTGAGCACCGGGGCACGTTCCGGCTCTACGTCACCCGGCCCGACTACGACCCCCGGGCATCGCTGACCTGGGCGGATCTGGAAGCCCGCCCGTTTCTGACGCTGACCGACCCGCCGGTGCGGGGCGGGGCGTACCAGCTGCCGGGCCGGCTGCCGGCGGGTCGCGACGGCCGGCACCTGATCTACACGATCTGGCAGAACTCCAACACCCCGGACACCTACTACTCCTGCTCCGACGTGGTGTTCCGCTCGGCGCGCGCCGGCACGGCGACGGGCACGCCGAAGCCGGCCGCCGCGACGAAGAGCGCACCGCGTACCGCCGCGAGCCGGCCGGCCGCCACCGACCCGGCGGTGGTGGCGGCGGCCGACCCGGGCGTGCCCGTGGCGGCGGTGACCGACCTCGGCGACCGGTGGCCGGTGCTGGCCGGCGCTGCCATCGTGCTGGTCCTGGCGCTGCTGATCGGCGCGAGCCGGCGGCGGCGGAGCGGCGGCCCGCCGGTCGGCCGGCAGTGCGAGGTGCGCAACCACCGGGCCGGGCGGCGCCGGATCTGGTGA
- the mgrA gene encoding L-glyceraldehyde 3-phosphate reductase — translation MIVTYLAADDRYDTMTYRRSGRSGLRLPAVSLGLWHNFGPDRPFERQRDIVRRAFDLGVTHFDLANNYGPPPGAAEENFGRMLATDLKPYRDELVISSKAGYLMWPGPYGEWGSRKNLISSLDQSLSRMGLDYVDIFYSHRFDPDTPLEETMGALDAIVRSGKAQYVGISNYNSEQTARAAAILRELGTPLLINQPSYSMLNRWTEADGLLDTLEEVGAGCIAYSPLAQGLLTDRYLAGIPADSRVRTSVFLNESDLSEEKMTTIRGLGAVAEGRGQSLAQLALAWALRDPRMTSLIIGASSVEQLETNIAALDNLDFTAEELAEIDRHLG, via the coding sequence TTGATCGTGACTTACCTCGCCGCGGATGACCGCTACGACACCATGACCTACCGGCGCAGCGGACGCAGTGGCCTGCGGCTGCCCGCCGTCTCCCTCGGCCTGTGGCACAACTTCGGCCCGGACCGCCCGTTCGAACGGCAGCGCGACATCGTCCGGCGCGCCTTCGACCTGGGTGTCACCCACTTCGACCTGGCCAACAACTACGGCCCGCCGCCCGGAGCGGCGGAGGAGAACTTCGGCCGGATGCTCGCCACCGACCTGAAGCCGTACCGGGACGAGCTGGTCATCTCCAGCAAGGCCGGCTACCTCATGTGGCCCGGCCCGTACGGCGAGTGGGGCTCGCGCAAGAACCTGATCTCCTCCCTGGACCAGTCGCTGAGCCGGATGGGGCTGGACTACGTCGACATCTTCTACTCGCACCGGTTCGACCCGGACACCCCGCTGGAGGAGACGATGGGCGCGCTGGACGCCATCGTCCGCTCCGGCAAGGCGCAGTACGTGGGCATCTCGAACTACAACTCCGAGCAGACCGCTCGCGCCGCCGCGATCCTGCGCGAGCTGGGCACGCCGCTGCTGATCAACCAGCCGTCGTACTCGATGCTCAACCGGTGGACCGAGGCCGACGGCCTGCTCGACACGCTGGAGGAGGTCGGCGCCGGCTGCATCGCATACAGCCCGCTGGCCCAGGGCCTGCTGACCGACCGCTACCTGGCCGGCATCCCCGCCGACTCGCGGGTGCGCACCAGCGTCTTCCTCAACGAGAGCGACCTCAGCGAGGAGAAGATGACCACCATCCGAGGGCTCGGCGCGGTCGCCGAGGGCCGTGGCCAGTCACTGGCCCAGCTCGCGCTGGCCTGGGCGCTGCGCGACCCGCGGATGACCAGCCTGATCATCGGGGCGAGCAGCGTCGAGCAGTTGGAGACGAACATCGCCGCGCTGGACAACCTCGACTTCACCGCCGAGGAGCTGGCTGAGATCGACCGGCACCTGGGCTGA
- a CDS encoding aldo/keto reductase, whose protein sequence is MRFIALDTPKPLSKIGLGTWQFGSREWGYGPAFEAQATQIVRRAVELGVTVFDSAEIYGFGRSERILGAALGDDRPKVVVATKIFPVLPVAAVVQQRAVASAARLGVTALDLYQVHQPHPLVADHSTMRGMRALQDVGLVNEVGVSNYGLRRWQVAEAALGRRVLSNQVRYSMLDRAPEQDLLPYARQAGRVVIAYSPLAQGFLSGRYDVKDPPSGAVRRANPYFLPENLERGATLIGTLRQVADAHDATPSQIALAYLLRHPNVLAIPGASGVEQMERNAAAADIDLADDEYAALAEAAKRFRPVTGLAAMPRMLRARFASPTEK, encoded by the coding sequence ATGCGTTTCATCGCGCTCGACACTCCCAAACCGCTGTCCAAGATCGGGCTGGGCACCTGGCAGTTCGGGTCCCGCGAGTGGGGCTACGGCCCGGCCTTCGAAGCGCAGGCGACGCAGATCGTCCGGCGGGCCGTCGAGTTGGGCGTGACCGTCTTCGACAGCGCGGAGATCTACGGCTTCGGGCGCAGCGAGCGGATTCTCGGCGCGGCGCTCGGCGATGACCGGCCCAAGGTGGTGGTCGCCACCAAGATCTTCCCGGTGCTGCCGGTGGCTGCCGTCGTACAGCAGCGGGCCGTCGCCTCGGCGGCCCGGCTCGGCGTCACCGCCCTCGACCTCTACCAGGTGCACCAGCCGCACCCGCTGGTCGCCGACCACAGCACCATGCGCGGGATGCGGGCGTTGCAGGACGTCGGGCTGGTCAACGAGGTCGGCGTGAGCAACTACGGGCTGCGCCGCTGGCAGGTCGCCGAGGCGGCGCTCGGCCGGCGGGTGCTCAGCAACCAGGTCCGCTACAGCATGTTGGACCGGGCGCCCGAGCAGGATCTGCTGCCGTACGCGCGGCAGGCCGGCCGGGTCGTCATCGCGTACAGCCCGCTGGCCCAGGGCTTCCTCTCCGGCCGGTACGACGTGAAGGATCCGCCGAGCGGCGCGGTCCGGCGGGCCAACCCGTACTTCCTGCCGGAGAATCTGGAGCGGGGCGCCACCCTGATCGGCACGCTGCGCCAGGTCGCCGACGCGCACGACGCCACCCCGAGCCAGATCGCTCTGGCCTATCTGCTGCGCCACCCGAACGTGCTGGCCATCCCCGGCGCGTCCGGGGTGGAGCAGATGGAACGCAACGCGGCCGCCGCCGACATCGATCTCGCCGACGACGAGTACGCGGCGCTGGCCGAGGCCGCCAAACGGTTCCGCCCGGTCACCGGCCTCGCCGCGATGCCTCGAATGCTGCGCGCCCGGTTCGCCAGCCCGACGGAGAAGTGA
- a CDS encoding hemerythrin domain-containing protein, which produces MSTVDDITALILDDHAAFRRGFARLDDARDEQELLAIWDALALHLDIHAEAEEAILYPHLVKHGDDGEDETADAIGDHNKIRDAIAESKLHPVGSERWWAAVGTARRENSEHLAEEEDGALPDFRRHAGTELRAELGQRWLTFYGEHKNGRNLPFRDKDPQSYVADHR; this is translated from the coding sequence GTGAGCACAGTGGACGACATCACCGCACTGATCCTGGACGACCATGCCGCCTTCCGGCGCGGCTTCGCCCGCTTGGACGACGCCCGCGACGAGCAGGAGTTGCTGGCCATCTGGGATGCCCTCGCCCTGCACCTGGACATCCACGCCGAGGCGGAGGAGGCGATCCTCTACCCGCACCTGGTCAAGCACGGCGACGATGGCGAGGACGAGACCGCTGACGCGATCGGTGACCACAACAAGATCCGGGACGCCATCGCCGAGTCCAAGCTGCACCCGGTCGGCTCGGAACGCTGGTGGGCGGCCGTGGGCACGGCCCGCCGGGAGAACAGCGAGCACCTGGCCGAGGAGGAGGATGGGGCGCTGCCCGACTTCCGCCGGCACGCCGGCACCGAGTTGCGTGCCGAGCTGGGCCAGCGGTGGCTGACCTTCTACGGCGAGCACAAGAACGGGCGCAACCTGCCGTTCCGCGACAAGGACCCGCAGTCGTACGTGGCCGACCACCGCTGA
- a CDS encoding sensor histidine kinase: MTPRAMLAPLVAGSTWRRGVFLLLGGVLALPYGLLAVTFAQLLAGSEIPRPLVFALLVIAVVIAVVPLLLDGSRALEVAAVRALLGVDLPDPVPGHRSDRETRLRSALWIGTHLTIGAAVMVALITAVPMALAFIAQQFGIGAELMSRERFGPLDGRDTGWLMLTGVAVLVGLGYAVAGLGALAGSMAPVLLGPAPAERIAALEAQATRLAERNRLARELHDSVGHALTVATLQAGAAREMLDTDPEFVRRALSAIEDAGRTAMDELDHVLGLLRETSGDRPSVAPQRTLADLERLFTDARTTGLAVHAQRSGDPARVPAVVSREGYRIVQEGLTNAARYGQGPVTLRLNLHPDALDLELVNAVGRPDRADPGRGGRGLDGMRERVLLLGGQLTVGPDGDRWRIQARLPYEGTR; encoded by the coding sequence GTGACCCCCCGAGCGATGCTGGCCCCGCTGGTCGCCGGCAGCACCTGGCGGCGTGGCGTGTTCCTGCTGCTGGGCGGGGTGCTGGCGCTCCCGTACGGGCTGCTCGCGGTGACCTTCGCGCAGTTGCTCGCCGGCTCGGAGATCCCCCGCCCGCTGGTGTTCGCCCTGCTGGTGATCGCGGTGGTGATCGCCGTGGTGCCGCTGTTGCTGGATGGCAGCCGGGCACTGGAGGTCGCGGCCGTGCGGGCGCTGCTGGGCGTCGACCTGCCCGACCCCGTGCCGGGGCACCGCAGCGACCGGGAAACCCGGCTGCGCAGCGCGCTCTGGATCGGCACCCACCTCACCATCGGCGCCGCGGTGATGGTCGCGTTGATCACCGCCGTGCCGATGGCGTTGGCCTTCATCGCCCAGCAGTTCGGCATCGGCGCCGAGCTGATGAGCCGGGAACGGTTCGGGCCGCTGGACGGGCGGGACACCGGCTGGCTGATGCTGACCGGAGTGGCCGTGCTGGTCGGCCTCGGCTACGCCGTCGCCGGGCTCGGCGCGCTCGCCGGGTCGATGGCGCCGGTGCTGCTCGGCCCGGCCCCGGCGGAGCGGATCGCCGCCCTGGAAGCGCAGGCCACCCGGCTCGCCGAACGCAACCGGCTGGCCCGGGAGCTGCACGACTCGGTCGGCCATGCGCTGACCGTGGCCACCCTCCAGGCCGGGGCTGCCCGCGAGATGCTCGACACCGACCCGGAGTTCGTCCGGCGGGCGCTGAGCGCCATCGAGGACGCCGGGCGGACCGCGATGGACGAACTCGACCACGTGCTCGGGCTGCTCCGGGAGACCAGTGGCGACCGGCCCTCGGTGGCGCCGCAGCGTACCCTCGCCGACCTGGAGCGGCTGTTTACCGACGCCCGCACGACCGGGCTGGCGGTGCACGCGCAGCGCAGCGGCGACCCGGCGCGGGTGCCCGCGGTGGTCTCCCGGGAGGGCTACCGGATCGTCCAGGAAGGGCTGACGAACGCCGCCCGATACGGGCAGGGGCCGGTGACGCTGCGGCTGAACCTGCACCCGGACGCGCTGGACCTGGAGCTGGTGAACGCGGTGGGCCGGCCCGATCGCGCCGACCCGGGCCGCGGCGGCCGGGGCCTGGACGGCATGCGCGAGCGGGTGCTGCTGCTCGGCGGCCAGCTCACTGTCGGGCCGGACGGCGACCGGTGGCGGATCCAGGCCCGCCTTCCGTACGAGGGGACGCGATGA
- a CDS encoding response regulator transcription factor, producing the protein MTTGVLIVDDDELIRIGLRAIIDAQPDLRVLAEAADGAEVPPLVARHRPAVVLMDVRMPGIDGIQATRHLLATSADPPRVLVVTTFANDEYVYEALRAGAAGFLLKRARPAEVVEAVRVVAAGESLLFPAAIRRLVGAYGPAGGDRLATARLTEREAEVLRLMTSGRSNPEIAAHLVVGVETVKTHVGNVLAKLGVRDRTQAVIAAYESGFVTPSG; encoded by the coding sequence ATGACCACCGGCGTGCTGATCGTCGACGACGACGAGCTGATCCGCATCGGGCTGCGGGCCATCATCGACGCCCAGCCCGACTTGCGGGTGCTCGCCGAAGCCGCGGACGGCGCCGAGGTGCCGCCGCTGGTCGCCCGACACCGGCCGGCCGTGGTGCTGATGGACGTGCGGATGCCCGGCATCGACGGGATCCAGGCCACCCGGCACCTGCTGGCCACCTCCGCCGACCCGCCCCGGGTGCTGGTGGTCACCACCTTCGCCAACGACGAGTACGTCTACGAGGCGTTGCGCGCCGGAGCGGCCGGCTTCCTGCTCAAACGGGCTCGACCGGCCGAGGTGGTGGAGGCCGTCCGGGTGGTCGCGGCGGGGGAATCGCTGCTCTTCCCGGCCGCGATCCGTCGACTGGTCGGGGCGTACGGGCCGGCCGGGGGAGACCGGCTGGCCACCGCCCGGCTCACCGAGCGGGAGGCCGAGGTGCTGCGGCTGATGACCAGCGGCCGGTCCAACCCGGAGATCGCCGCGCACCTCGTGGTCGGGGTGGAGACGGTCAAGACGCACGTCGGCAACGTGCTGGCCAAACTGGGCGTACGCGACCGCACCCAGGCGGTGATCGCCGCCTACGAGTCGGGCTTCGTCACCCCGTCCGGCTGA